The following proteins come from a genomic window of Suricata suricatta isolate VVHF042 chromosome 5, meerkat_22Aug2017_6uvM2_HiC, whole genome shotgun sequence:
- the RTP4 gene encoding receptor-transporting protein 4 isoform X3, with amino-acid sequence MDSWPQFTNYGADTANGCQIKLSYSADMAPQSQEKKTVLDVGTWEQIFQELMQQEKPRARWTLKMDANLEPSCLAEGWKQYELKGFGRYFFELEEISETEARQAHLLWVSNHLKAHGLVPFICRFQCSSCHRNWASAHVHILCHMYLEPHKSQGQKEGKNVNVRKRRFNDGRRACSDGL; translated from the exons GTTGCCAGATAAAACTCAGTTACTCAGCAGACATGGCTCCCCAGTCCCAGGAGAAGAAAACGGTTTTAGATGTCGGGACATGGGAGCAGATATTTCAAGAACTGATGCAGCAGGAGAAGCCCCGGGCCAGATGGACCCTGAAAATGGATGCAAATCTTGAGCCAAGTTGCCTTGCAGAAGGGTGGAAACAATACGAGCTGAAAGGATTCGGCAG GTACTTTTTCGAATTGGAAGAGATCTCAGAGACTGAGGCCAGGCAGGCCCACCTCCTTTGGGTCAGCAATCACCTGAAGGCTCACGGCCTTGTTCCTTTTATCTGCAGGTTCCAGTGTTCCTCATGCCATCGGAATTGGGCTTCTGCTCACGTGCATATCCTATGTCATATGTACCTGGAGCCCCACAAATCTCAGGGTCAG AAGGAAGGCAAGAACGTCAATGTGAGAAAAAGGAGATTTAATGATGGCAGGAGAGCTTGCAGTGATGGgctttga
- the RTP4 gene encoding receptor-transporting protein 4 isoform X2, which yields MDSWPQFTNYGADTANGCQIKLSYSADMAPQSQEKKTVLDVGTWEQIFQELMQQEKPRARWTLKMDANLEPSCLAEGWKQYELKGFGRFQCSSCHRNWASAHVHILCHMYLEPHKSQGQVIMRLFAQRCKRCSWSRFENPEFSPESTMRILKNVVMRILKKFYDNGFRKFSELPIIREVPLDGSHDTKNCEGCSLGFCALRLQNNTTEPPISPFSYMDIRSSSSPTAHVSSQNQWNGYCFVHKGSGPSHTTAEPKGETSGQPTPRADRGAVKRNLQSTQGAAPHAPQRTYSEVVRRTGQQSTQQACSQATQGAGMQTTQGTDPKTMLRTIPKDTSGSDTQTTGKIVLFRSNPQLTRTDSMATHGVSTTNGTQAAWRSSPRNAAPNGFGIYALLRPQDNFIRNDTLDILFFCGIVFLATVIGRCFN from the exons GTTGCCAGATAAAACTCAGTTACTCAGCAGACATGGCTCCCCAGTCCCAGGAGAAGAAAACGGTTTTAGATGTCGGGACATGGGAGCAGATATTTCAAGAACTGATGCAGCAGGAGAAGCCCCGGGCCAGATGGACCCTGAAAATGGATGCAAATCTTGAGCCAAGTTGCCTTGCAGAAGGGTGGAAACAATACGAGCTGAAAGGATTCGGCAG GTTCCAGTGTTCCTCATGCCATCGGAATTGGGCTTCTGCTCACGTGCATATCCTATGTCATATGTACCTGGAGCCCCACAAATCTCAGGGTCAGGTGATTATGCGCCTCTTTGCTCAGAGGTGCAAGAGGTGCTCCTGGTCTCGATTTGAGAACCCTGAGTTCTCGCCGGAGAGTACCATGAGGATTCTGAAAAATGTGGTGATGCGTATTCTGAAGAAATTCTATGACAATGGCTTTAGGAAGTTTTCCGAGCTACCTATCATCCGGGAGGTGCCTTTGGATGGGTCCCATGACACAAAAAATTGTGAAGGATGCTCTCTCGGCTTCTGTGCACTCAGATTACAAAACAACACGACGGAGCCACCAATATCCCCGTTCTCTTACATGGACATTAGGAGCTCCTCATCTCCCACTGCTCATGTGTCCAGCCAAAACCAGTGGAATGGGTATTGTTTTGTCCATAAGGGGTCAGGGCCCAGCCACACCACTGCTGAGCCCAAAGGGGAGACGAGTGGGCAGCCCACCCCAAGGGCAGACAGGGGGGCTGTAAAGAGAAATTTACAATCCACACAGGGGGCGGCACCACATGCCCCCCAAAGGACATACTCTGAGGTCGTCAGGAGGACAGGCCAACAGTCCACACAGCAAGCATGTTCACAAGCCACACAAGGAGCAGGCATGCAGACCACACAGGGGACAGACCCAAAGACCATGTTGAGGACAATCCCAAAGGATACATCAGGGTCAGACACTCAGACTACAGGGAAAATAGTCCTCTTCAGGTCAAACCCACAGCTCACAAGGACAGACTCCATGGCCACACATGGGGTTTCAACCACCAATGGAACTCAAGCTGCCTGGAGAAGTTCACCCAGAAACGCTGCTCCAAACGGCTTTGGCATTTATGCTCTACTAAGGCCACAAGATAACTTCATACGCAATGATACATTGGACATATTATTCTTCTGTGGTATTGTTTTCCTTGCCACTGTAATAGGCAGATGCTTTAACTAA
- the RTP4 gene encoding receptor-transporting protein 4 isoform X1 codes for MDSWPQFTNYGADTANGCQIKLSYSADMAPQSQEKKTVLDVGTWEQIFQELMQQEKPRARWTLKMDANLEPSCLAEGWKQYELKGFGRYFFELEEISETEARQAHLLWVSNHLKAHGLVPFICRFQCSSCHRNWASAHVHILCHMYLEPHKSQGQVIMRLFAQRCKRCSWSRFENPEFSPESTMRILKNVVMRILKKFYDNGFRKFSELPIIREVPLDGSHDTKNCEGCSLGFCALRLQNNTTEPPISPFSYMDIRSSSSPTAHVSSQNQWNGYCFVHKGSGPSHTTAEPKGETSGQPTPRADRGAVKRNLQSTQGAAPHAPQRTYSEVVRRTGQQSTQQACSQATQGAGMQTTQGTDPKTMLRTIPKDTSGSDTQTTGKIVLFRSNPQLTRTDSMATHGVSTTNGTQAAWRSSPRNAAPNGFGIYALLRPQDNFIRNDTLDILFFCGIVFLATVIGRCFN; via the exons GTTGCCAGATAAAACTCAGTTACTCAGCAGACATGGCTCCCCAGTCCCAGGAGAAGAAAACGGTTTTAGATGTCGGGACATGGGAGCAGATATTTCAAGAACTGATGCAGCAGGAGAAGCCCCGGGCCAGATGGACCCTGAAAATGGATGCAAATCTTGAGCCAAGTTGCCTTGCAGAAGGGTGGAAACAATACGAGCTGAAAGGATTCGGCAG GTACTTTTTCGAATTGGAAGAGATCTCAGAGACTGAGGCCAGGCAGGCCCACCTCCTTTGGGTCAGCAATCACCTGAAGGCTCACGGCCTTGTTCCTTTTATCTGCAGGTTCCAGTGTTCCTCATGCCATCGGAATTGGGCTTCTGCTCACGTGCATATCCTATGTCATATGTACCTGGAGCCCCACAAATCTCAGGGTCAGGTGATTATGCGCCTCTTTGCTCAGAGGTGCAAGAGGTGCTCCTGGTCTCGATTTGAGAACCCTGAGTTCTCGCCGGAGAGTACCATGAGGATTCTGAAAAATGTGGTGATGCGTATTCTGAAGAAATTCTATGACAATGGCTTTAGGAAGTTTTCCGAGCTACCTATCATCCGGGAGGTGCCTTTGGATGGGTCCCATGACACAAAAAATTGTGAAGGATGCTCTCTCGGCTTCTGTGCACTCAGATTACAAAACAACACGACGGAGCCACCAATATCCCCGTTCTCTTACATGGACATTAGGAGCTCCTCATCTCCCACTGCTCATGTGTCCAGCCAAAACCAGTGGAATGGGTATTGTTTTGTCCATAAGGGGTCAGGGCCCAGCCACACCACTGCTGAGCCCAAAGGGGAGACGAGTGGGCAGCCCACCCCAAGGGCAGACAGGGGGGCTGTAAAGAGAAATTTACAATCCACACAGGGGGCGGCACCACATGCCCCCCAAAGGACATACTCTGAGGTCGTCAGGAGGACAGGCCAACAGTCCACACAGCAAGCATGTTCACAAGCCACACAAGGAGCAGGCATGCAGACCACACAGGGGACAGACCCAAAGACCATGTTGAGGACAATCCCAAAGGATACATCAGGGTCAGACACTCAGACTACAGGGAAAATAGTCCTCTTCAGGTCAAACCCACAGCTCACAAGGACAGACTCCATGGCCACACATGGGGTTTCAACCACCAATGGAACTCAAGCTGCCTGGAGAAGTTCACCCAGAAACGCTGCTCCAAACGGCTTTGGCATTTATGCTCTACTAAGGCCACAAGATAACTTCATACGCAATGATACATTGGACATATTATTCTTCTGTGGTATTGTTTTCCTTGCCACTGTAATAGGCAGATGCTTTAACTAA